One Lagenorhynchus albirostris chromosome 8, mLagAlb1.1, whole genome shotgun sequence genomic region harbors:
- the MPLKIP gene encoding M-phase-specific PLK1-interacting protein, translated as MHRQNFRPPTPPCPSPGVGGWGSGSSFRGTPGGGGARPPSPRDGYGSPHHTPPYGPRSRPYGSSHSPRHGGSFPGGRFGSPSPGGYPGNYSKSPAGSQQQFGYSPGQQQTHPQGSPRTSTPFGSGRGREKRMSNELESYFKPSMLEDPWAGLEPVSVVDISQQYSNTQTFTGKKGRYFC; from the exons ATGCACCGACAGAATTTCCGACCCCCGACTCCTCCTTGCCCCAGCCCGGGTGTAGGAGGTTGGGGAAGCGGGAGCAGCTTCCGGGGTACCCCGGGCGGAGGCGGAGCGCGGCCGCCATCCCCGCGGGACGGGTACGGGAGTCCACACCACACGCCGCCGTACGGGCCCAGGTCTAGGCCCTATGGGAGCAGCCACTCTCCGCGACACGGCGGCAGCTTCCCTGGGGGCCGGTTCGGGTCTCCGTCCCCTGGCGGCTACCCTGGCAACTACTCCAAGTCCCCCGCGGGGTCCCAGCAGCAATTCGGCTACTCCCCAGGGCAGCAGCAGACCCACCCCCAG ggtTCTCCAAGGACATCTACACCATTTGGATCAGGGCGtggtagagaaaagagaatgtcTAATGAGTTGGAAAGTTATTTCAAGCCTTCAATGCTTGAAGACCCTTGGGCTGGCCTAGAACCAGTATCTGTAGTGGATATAAGCCAACAATACAGCAATACTCAAACATTCACAGGCAAAAAAGGAAGATACTTttgttaa